The following DNA comes from Brassica oleracea var. oleracea cultivar TO1000 chromosome C5, BOL, whole genome shotgun sequence.
GTGCTGCTTTGGTGGGTTGTCCCAAGCGATGTAGTGAAGGTCGTGTCCTATCGCAGTGTTGACAAACTCTTTGCTGTTGCAGATCACTGTGTGGAAGTAACCTTCGGGAGATGACACGAAGTTTGTGTAGTACATTAGTATAGTTCTCGGGAAGTTGTCCCATCCCCAGATGCAGTACTCCAGGAAAGACCGTGTCAGCATTATCCAAGCTGAGCCTGTTGAAAATGAAGACAAAGATCATCTTTAAGACATTCCTCAGGTCAATGAAACTGTGAGATCAAAGAAGCTAACCAGTGAATAGCTTGAAAGAAGTTGGAAGTGATCTTCGCTGAGTAGTCCAAGCAAGGTCAGACTTCTTTGATAGGTATAGGCCAGGGTCAACTATGATTGACTTAGCCCTCTGATTCCTGCAACAAAAGAGAAGTATTAAGTACACACATATACTCCCTCCATTCCGAAAAGATTCAAAAAAAAAAAATTGTTTCGAAAAGATACATTTGTTACGTACGTTATCAATGCATTATTTGATGGTAAATTGTAAACTTTAAGAAATATAATTGCGTTTATTAAAATTATACTTGGTTAAAAGTTATTGAAAATAGTTAATTACAAAACTAATGCGTTATGTTTTATTAATATGTGTGAAATTCTATAACTTGCCTCATTTTAAAACAGGAGTATAATAAACTAAAGAGTTGGTGTTTATGGTTATTACTTACAGTTTCCAACCAGTGAGCTGCATATTCTCAATGAAATTGACATTCCTTGACATGTTTGAGAAGACATACAACAAATCTACAAAATCATAAACAAAAAAGCCACAAAATTTTGTATAAGACACACAGGCTAAGATGATAAATGTAGGAGTAAGTAACATTCATTCAGTTCAGTTAACTAACCATCTTGTGTAACGAGAGGATAGTCCGAGGCACTAAGATTAAGAAACCAATCCCAATGCAAGCTCTCTCTCAGCAAAATCGCAACGGCTTGGAGAGTACAAGCAATCATCGTAGGACCTTTATAAGTCACAAGATTAGACTGAGACATCACCCTCACGTTCTCCATCCGGCTGAAAATAGGATCGCTCTTGACAGACAACGCCAGCTCCATCCTCTCTTTAGGCGGAGCCTCGAGGTCCAGGTGCAGAACGTACTGGTTTCTAGGATGGTACACGGCTTGCAAGGTCCTCATCACCCTGTGGCTATCTCCTTTCGTCCCCGAGATCAGATAAGCTAGCCTAGGAAGGTCTGCATTAACGTCGGGGTTTGATTTTACGAAACTTGATTCTACAAAGTAGTCGTCATTAGTAGGCTTTGAAACAGCGTCTGGCGGTAATGGAGATTCTTCTTCTTCTGAGTAAAAGCTGGAGATGGAGAGCATGAGGAGGGTGATGGAGATGATCAAGGTTGCTATGAAAGGGAACATCCATCTTCTGTCGCTGAAAGCTCTAAACCCTGAATGTGATGAGCTCACGTGTCTCTTCGCTCTGGTGAATGGGTCTTTGAATGAAGCCAGCTTCCTATACAATTTTCTCATTCCCTAAACCACTTATCCCTTTCAAAGCCCCAAGCTTTTGCTTGTACAAAGAAAGCTTGTCTATCTGATTACAGATTCAAAATCAATAACAGAACTCTAGAAACCAAAGGAAAGGACTTTTGGGGGCATGCAGCCAATGGAAAGAGAGAATCCTCTTTTTCTTAGTATAAAGCTGAGTCAGATCTAATCCAAAGTCGGTTTCAAAAAAGCAAGGCAGCAGACAGAAGAAGGGAGATACTTCAAGTTTAAGTCTTGAATTTTACCTTAAAGAAACAAGACACGTCCCCGATGAAAACGACAGCAGAAAGAGACAGACGGGATTAGAAGAATTCAAACTTCTGATTTAATTTCGGAAGTGGGCAAAGAGAAGAAGAGACTTTTAAAAAAAAAAAAAAAAAAAAAAAATCAATCCTTTACGGACAAACTTGGGGGAGAAATGAAGTTGTCTTAACGGAATCAAAGCTGTCTGAAAGAGAGATAATAATGAGAAATCGACGCGCCGAAAGAGAGACAGGGAGGTACGTACAGAGAGACATGGTTATTATTAATTTAATAAAAAAATCAAAACATTTTGCGATGCGTAAGCTTTTAATCAAAATCAGTAGAGAAATTAATGATGGTGGACCACTCACACACCCTACAAGCAAAAGTCGTACACGTGGCATTATCAGCGTGTTAGAGATAAGTAACGAAATTAACGGCGAGAGAAAAAACACAGTTCCTTTGGTTTGCTGCTTTCTTTCAAACTCTAAGAAAAAAGCTGGACTAGTGGTGACTTGCAGTCAGTTTGACCTGACTTTTGGTACAAGGTTTTGATTTAACTGTTAAGAGCAATCAGCGAACGTGTGGAAAAAAAAGAAAAAGATCATTCAATCATAGCTGAGTTTGTTTAAACAAAACTAAATTAAAAAACATGCTTTTTGATACATCAAAATGCTTCACACAAAAACAGCTTTTCATCCAGACTGTTGCCGCCCACGACCTCGTCCACGTCCAAACCTACCACGACCCCTACCTCTACCCCTGCCACGACCACCACGGTGGCCCCTTCCCCGTTCAGAAGACTGCCCGTTGCTAAACCCTTGAGACTGTTCTTGCACTGGGGACTCCTGGTTAGTTGGTGAGTGCTGCGGAACTTGGGATTGTGGCCGTATCTCAGACTGTGGCTGCATTTGGAACTGCGGGTTCATTGGAGAAGGTGGCCTGTTGCTGTTCATCATCTGGTACTGCGGGCGAGTTTGGAACTGTGGTTGCATCTGGAACTGTGGTGGCCGCTGCATTTGAAAACCTTGAGAAGCAAACATATTAGGTAACTGCGGATGCTGAATACCCCTTCCCATCCCACCGAACTGTTGTTGGTTGAAACAGTTTAATGCAGGCCATGGCGCTGCTGAGCCCTGTCCTGGAAAAAAGTTCAACCCACCAGGCATTGGCATTGGCATCGGCATCTGACCACCATTGAACTGTGGTGGGAACATCATCTGATTCTGATTTTGCATTCCCATCATAGGCATCTGCATTGGACCTACATTGGGCATTCCCATCTGATTAGCCATAGGAGGAAGCTGAAATTGATTCTGCTGATTACTCTGCGGTCTCCATGGAGCGCCGCCATTGTTTGGAGGAAAACCATCCATCTGAGGCCTTGGCTGATGATGATTCGAAACCGGACCACCCATCTGAGGATCACAACGGTTTGAGGATAGAGAGCTACTAGATCCATGGTGGTCTCTGTTCTTCTTCTTCTTGTTTCTTGCGTTACCGTTCTTTTGGTCATTCATCATCATCCCTCTCTTCTCCATCTTCTGCATTCTTCTGTACTCAGCTTCTTTCTCATCATCCGAGAACTCAAGCTCGTCTGGTATCTCCTCGTCGTTGTCTCCAGACGCATCGTAGCCTTTCTTCTGCAGCTCCTTGATGTTGAGAATGTGCTGAGCGAAGTCCGCGACGAAGGAGACGGGTGTGCCTTGGCTAACCCCCTCTGGCACCTCGCTCTCTGAGTTGAACCTCACGATATAGTAAGGGCACTTCACAGGTCCAAAGATCTCATCCACCAGTCCCAATGGAGTTCTTCTTTCAGTAATCCATAGGATAGAACCTTCGGTCAAAGGACTGTGCTGTTCCATTCCCTCCACTATCACTTGTGTGCTCATCACCTGGATATATAGAAATCACATTAACCAGCAGATTCCCTAAGAGATTAAACAGAGAAGTAAATAGAATACAGGTAGAGAGGCTATGTTTATGATACCGAAAGAACAACTCCAACAGGGAGCGTGACATGATGAGGTTCCAGAGAGACATCCACAGCTGGAACTGGAGGAAGATCCTGCCAAAGTTTTACAAAATTACTCAACACAAAGAAGCCTTCTATGAGTAAAGACTATAGAGTAATATCAAACAGCCACTAGTCTACAATGGTAGATATGGTTATGAAATGTGAAAAGCTGAAGCATTAGGTACCTTGAGCTCATTCTTAGAACGTATAGGGTCTTTTGTTTGCAAACCGAGGTCATCATCCTCATCATTGCTCCAAGCAATCATCTCATTCACTTCATCTTCGTCGTCATCATCACTATCTTCTTCAACCTCATCTGCACTCTCTATCTCGCCCTCTTCAAGCTCCCCTGCCACACCATCCTCTTTCACAATGACCATCTTCTCATCTTCACACTTCTCTTCTTCTTCTTCACTATCATCCTCATCATCACTCTCTTCTTCTTCTTCCTCACTGCTACTACTACTACCGCTACTGCTAGACGAAGAAGAGCTCGAGGCTTCGCTCTCAGACTCAGCAACACTAATACTTTTCCCCTTGGCCTCATCATCACCCATGTTCAAACTAACCTTCTCCAACCCTAAAGCCAAACTCACATCTGTTTTCTTCATGTTGGGACAATCAACAGACGCAGACACATCTTCCATTGGCTTAGACTTGTCAGAAACAGCAGTTTCCAACTCTTTCAAAGCTGGTTCAGCTGCCTCAATATCCTCCTCAGTCACACCACCACAAGGCTCAGGCTTTACCTCAAACATCGACTCAGACAGAACCGTGTTCTGATTCTCCTCTCCGACAGCAACAGCTCCTTGTCCGATCTCCTCCTCCTCCATGTCGTCCTCGAAAAAGTCAAAGTCGGTATCTTCAACGCCAAACTCCTCAATGCTCGGATTATTCCCAAGCCAGTTGCAGGAATCGAAATCGAGATAGGAGTCGATGGAAGGGAAGTCAACAGCGTCCTTGAAAGTTTTCACCTTGGAGTCTTGATCGATCGGTAGCTCTTCTCCTTCTTCAATAGGTTGTTTAGCTGGAAACCCAACCATGTCAAGCAGGGCAAGAAGAGAGGGCGAGAAGAGGAAAGTTAAAGAACATGACTTTCGAGAGTTTAAGCGGCGGCTAAGTTATAAAGGCAGCGACTTGTTGGGTAAAAAGGCCTGAGGGTTTAATCGCAGGCAGGTGCGTTTGGGTTTTAAGAGGAGCAGACTCTGTTTTGTGTGTGTGTGCGCTAGGGT
Coding sequences within:
- the LOC106294062 gene encoding H/ACA ribonucleoprotein complex non-core subunit NAF1, which produces MVGFPAKQPIEEGEELPIDQDSKVKTFKDAVDFPSIDSYLDFDSCNWLGNNPSIEEFGVEDTDFDFFEDDMEEEEIGQGAVAVGEENQNTVLSESMFEVKPEPCGGVTEEDIEAAEPALKELETAVSDKSKPMEDVSASVDCPNMKKTDVSLALGLEKVSLNMGDDEAKGKSISVAESESEASSSSSSSSSGSSSSSEEEEEESDDEDDSEEEEEKCEDEKMVIVKEDGVAGELEEGEIESADEVEEDSDDDDEDEVNEMIAWSNDEDDDLGLQTKDPIRSKNELKDLPPVPAVDVSLEPHHVTLPVGVVLSVMSTQVIVEGMEQHSPLTEGSILWITERRTPLGLVDEIFGPVKCPYYIVRFNSESEVPEGVSQGTPVSFVADFAQHILNIKELQKKGYDASGDNDEEIPDELEFSDDEKEAEYRRMQKMEKRGMMMNDQKNGNARNKKKKNRDHHGSSSSLSSNRCDPQMGGPVSNHHQPRPQMDGFPPNNGGAPWRPQSNQQNQFQLPPMANQMGMPNVGPMQMPMMGMQNQNQMMFPPQFNGGQMPMPMPMPGGLNFFPGQGSAAPWPALNCFNQQQFGGMGRGIQHPQLPNMFASQGFQMQRPPQFQMQPQFQTRPQYQMMNSNRPPSPMNPQFQMQPQSEIRPQSQVPQHSPTNQESPVQEQSQGFSNGQSSERGRGHRGGRGRGRGRGRGRFGRGRGRGRQQSG
- the LOC106294065 gene encoding xylosyltransferase 1, which encodes MRKLYRKLASFKDPFTRAKRHVSSSHSGFRAFSDRRWMFPFIATLIISITLLMLSISSFYSEEEESPLPPDAVSKPTNDDYFVESSFVKSNPDVNADLPRLAYLISGTKGDSHRVMRTLQAVYHPRNQYVLHLDLEAPPKERMELALSVKSDPIFSRMENVRVMSQSNLVTYKGPTMIACTLQAVAILLRESLHWDWFLNLSASDYPLVTQDDLLYVFSNMSRNVNFIENMQLTGWKLNQRAKSIIVDPGLYLSKKSDLAWTTQRRSLPTSFKLFTGSAWIMLTRSFLEYCIWGWDNFPRTILMYYTNFVSSPEGYFHTVICNSKEFVNTAIGHDLHYIAWDNPPKQHPVSLSLKDFDNMVKSKAPFARKFHKNDPVLDKIDRELLGRTQRFSPGGWCVGRSDNGSDPCSVQGNDSVLRPGPGAVRLQELVQTLSSEEYRSKQCS